In a genomic window of Oncorhynchus kisutch isolate 150728-3 linkage group LG9, Okis_V2, whole genome shotgun sequence:
- the LOC109879349 gene encoding gastrula zinc finger protein XlCGF26.1, whose amino-acid sequence MKQFVTKTIIKINHLISKGTAALCSKICQSQSEVKSLKIRLLEMTDGKEIPEKTVGRTPQTLEEQEWAGLPYRPEFAEDLEIEVPTPIDEADKTTNCKETTIRVKTIEMKQCFISLAKLPSSLTKSNKQGPNTAKQESSRPTDREAESRPTDIQALSTDAQSLSVDSVLSTIPRREKKRTEATMVAQSDGSKENADDDQWEEENANAGQTSSDESLHNRRPNRKQNKTTNTRKEYLCPDCGKVFKKLCNFKQHQQTHTGERPYCCELCGKCFPTAWKLRNHQLVVHRREKPLECPTCGKCFATKSYLDKHASVHSTEKPFRCLVCQKCFKSKNGLKEHTILHNSNSNSYACDKCPKTFVKLKYLKNHQLTHSGGGAHRCELCGKGFKSPSELKQHQASVHRGEKPFQCPTCGKCFGKKENLKIHASVHSEERAFQCSQCQMCFKTKYTLSDHKKTHTDSKPYACGKCPMTFIRSRYLKMHQASHLTSKPLACSYCGKGFKGERECKRHERTHTEEPPYTCDECGKGFYKHESLKVHVALHTGEKPFACDYCGKTFALASYLKTHVAKFHSVTELHACGKCGKKYKDIIHFRSHMVQGC is encoded by the exons ATGAAACAGTTCGTGACAAAGACTATTATCAAAATCAACCACTTGATCTCCAAAGGTACTGCAGCTCTGTGTTCAAAGATATGCCAGAGTCAAAGTGAGGTTAAATCTCTGAAAATTAGGCTATTGGAGATGACTGACGGTAAGGAGATACCTGAAAAGACAGTGGGAAGAACCCCACAGACATTGGAAGAGCAGGAATGGGCGGGATTACCATATCGACCGGAGTTTGCAGAGGATTTGGAG ATTGAAGTGCCAACTCCCATTGATGAGGCTGACAAGACTACAAATTGCAAGGAGACCACGATCAGAGTTAAAACCATAGAGATGAAACAATGCTTTATATCTCTGGCAAAATTACCTTCCTCACTCACTAAGTCTAACAAACAGGGGCCAAATACAGCCAAACAAGAATCAAGTAGGccaacagacagagaggcagaaagcAGGCCTACAGACATTCAGGCCCTAAGTACAGATGCACAAAGTCTCAGTGTGGATTCTGTGCTATCCACTATACCCAGGAGGGAAAAGAAGAGAACAGAGGCAACCATGGTGGCACAATCAGACGGAAGTAAGGAGAACGCAGATGATGACCAATGGGAGGAGGAGAATGCTAATGCCGGACAGACCTCGAGTGACGAATCTCTTCACAACAGAAGGCCAAACAGGAAACAAAATAAGACTACCAACACCAGGAAAGAGTACCTCTGTCCGGACTGCGGTAAGGTTTTTAAGAAATTATGTAATTTTAAACAGCATCAAcagactcacacaggagagagaccttATTGTTGTGAATTATGTGGGAAATGTTTCCCCACTGCTTGGAAGCTCAGAAATCACCAATTGGTGGTCCACAGGAGAGAGAAGCCGCTTGAATGCCCAACATGTGGGAAGTGCTTTGCAACAAAGAGTTATTTGGACAAACATGCAAGCGTTCATTCAACAGAGAAACCGTTCCGATGCCTCGTGTGTCAGAAGTGTTTTAAAAGTAAAAATGGCCTCAAGGAACATACAATATTGCACAATTCAAATTCAAACTCATATGCTTGTGACAAATGTCCAAAAACCTTTGTAAAGCTGAAATACCTCAAGAATCATCAGCTAACTCACAGCGGAGGAGGAGCTCACCGTTGCGAATTGTGTGGAAAGGGTTTCAAGTCTCCTTCCGAACTCAAACAGCACCAAGCATCAGTCCATAGGGGAGAGAAGCCGTTCCAATGTCCAACATGTGGGAAGTGCTTCGGAAAAAAAGAAAATTTGAAAATTCACGCAAGTGTTCATTCAGAAGAGAGAGCATTCCAGTGCTCTCAATGTCAGATGTGTTTCAAAACCAAGTATACGCTTAGCGACCATAAGAAGACTCACACGGACTCCAAGCCGTATGCTTGCGGCAAATGCCCAATGACCTTCATTCGGTCAAGGTACCTTAAGATGCATCAAGCCTCGCACCTGACCAGCAAGCCGTTAGCGTGCAGCTACTGTGGGAAAGGCTTCAAAGGTGAACGTGAGTGCAAGagacacgaacgcacacacactgaaGAACCCCCTTATACCTGTGACGAATGTGGCAAGGGTTTCTATAAACACGAATCATTAAAAGTCCATGTGGCATTGCACACCGGAGAGAAGCCGTTCGCCTGTGATTACTGCGGTAAAACCTTTGCTCTGGCGTCCTACCTTAAAACCCATGTAGCAAAATTTCACTCTGTGACCGAACTCCACGCCTGTGGGAAATGTGGCAAAAAATATAAGGATATCATACATTTCAGAAGCCATATGGTTCAGGGTTGTTGA